A stretch of the Streptomyces venezuelae genome encodes the following:
- a CDS encoding ABC transporter permease — protein sequence MTVLKTSMRNFLAHKGRMALSAIAVLLSVAFVCGTLVFTDTMNTTFDKLFAVASADVTVSPKDAKSADENPQTGKPLALPGSAVAQVAKAEGVKSVEGGVMSMSVTVVNSKNENLGSTTGAPTLAGNWTENELKSMKITSGHAPRGPTEVMLDADTAKKHKLKLGDEIRTIAITGDIRAKISGIASFTVTNPGAAVVYFDTATAQKQLLGTVGAFTHVNVVAKDGVSDEQLKQNVAAAVGADTYRLQTAKEAADANRKDVGSFLNVMKYVMLGFAGIAFLVGIFLIFNTFSMLVAQRTREIGLMRAIGSDRSQINRSVLTEAFLLGVVGSILGVGAGVGLAIGLMKLMGQLGMNLSTDDLTILWTTPVVGLILGVVVTVVAAWIPARRASRVSPMAALRDAGTPGDRKAGVVRAVIGLVLTGAGTAALLMSANADTAKDGSLWLGLGIVLSLIGFIVIGPLLAGAVVRVLSGVVLRPFGSVGRLAERNALRNPRRTGATAAALMIGLALVACLSVVGSSMVASATDELDKSVGADYIVSSQTGQPVLPQAEQVMRNAKDIDHVTAYREVEAKVTAPDGSSADTELSVTDPTYPQDVRRKMAAGEHKDAYRPGSMSVGSIYADEHGIKVGDQMTIAFKGGKTVKLKVAAITLDEGSLDKGVKYISTAVAEANVPADLLPRPFMLLGKAKDGQADAAYAALKTGMAEYPQYKVLNQADYKQALKDQVGTLLNMVYGLLALAIIVAILGVVNTLALSVVERTREIGLMRAIGLSRRQLRRMIRLESVVIALFGALLGLGLGMGWGATAQQLLALEGLKVLEIPWGTILGVFIGSAFVGLFAALVPAFRAGRMNVLNAIASE from the coding sequence ATGACCGTCCTCAAGACCTCGATGCGCAACTTCCTTGCGCACAAGGGCCGGATGGCGCTGTCCGCCATCGCCGTCCTGCTGTCCGTGGCCTTCGTCTGCGGCACCCTGGTGTTCACCGACACCATGAACACCACCTTCGACAAGCTCTTCGCCGTCGCCAGCGCCGATGTGACGGTCAGCCCCAAGGACGCCAAGAGCGCCGACGAGAACCCGCAGACCGGAAAGCCGCTCGCGCTCCCGGGCAGCGCGGTCGCACAGGTGGCCAAGGCGGAGGGGGTGAAGTCCGTCGAGGGCGGCGTGATGTCGATGTCCGTCACCGTCGTCAACTCCAAGAACGAGAACCTGGGTTCGACCACCGGCGCCCCGACCCTGGCGGGCAACTGGACCGAGAACGAGCTCAAGTCCATGAAGATCACCTCGGGTCACGCCCCGCGCGGCCCCACCGAGGTGATGCTCGACGCCGACACGGCCAAGAAGCACAAGCTGAAGCTGGGCGACGAGATCCGCACGATCGCCATCACCGGCGACATCCGGGCCAAGATCTCCGGCATCGCCTCCTTCACCGTCACCAACCCGGGCGCGGCCGTCGTCTACTTCGACACCGCCACCGCCCAGAAGCAGCTGCTCGGCACCGTCGGGGCGTTCACCCACGTCAACGTCGTCGCCAAGGACGGCGTGAGCGACGAGCAGCTCAAGCAGAACGTGGCCGCCGCCGTCGGCGCGGACACCTACAGGCTGCAGACCGCCAAGGAAGCCGCGGACGCCAACCGCAAGGACGTCGGCTCCTTCCTCAACGTCATGAAGTACGTGATGCTCGGCTTCGCCGGTATCGCCTTCCTGGTCGGCATCTTCCTGATCTTCAACACCTTCTCCATGCTGGTCGCCCAGCGGACCCGCGAGATCGGCCTGATGCGCGCCATCGGCTCCGACCGCTCCCAGATCAACCGCTCCGTGCTGACCGAGGCCTTCCTGCTCGGTGTGGTGGGCTCGATCCTCGGGGTCGGCGCGGGCGTCGGCCTGGCCATCGGCCTGATGAAGCTCATGGGCCAGCTCGGTATGAACCTGTCCACGGACGACCTGACGATCCTGTGGACCACCCCGGTCGTCGGCCTGATCCTCGGTGTGGTCGTCACCGTCGTCGCCGCCTGGATCCCGGCCCGCCGGGCCTCCCGGGTCTCCCCGATGGCCGCTCTCCGCGACGCCGGCACCCCCGGTGACCGCAAGGCCGGTGTGGTCCGCGCCGTCATCGGCCTGGTGCTGACCGGCGCCGGCACCGCCGCGCTGCTGATGTCCGCCAACGCCGACACGGCGAAGGACGGCTCGCTCTGGCTGGGCCTGGGCATCGTGCTCAGCCTGATCGGCTTCATCGTGATCGGCCCGCTGCTCGCGGGTGCCGTGGTCCGGGTGCTCTCCGGGGTCGTCCTCCGGCCCTTCGGTTCGGTCGGCCGGCTCGCCGAGCGCAATGCGCTCCGCAACCCCCGGCGCACCGGCGCCACGGCCGCCGCGCTGATGATCGGACTGGCGCTGGTCGCCTGCCTGTCGGTGGTCGGATCCTCGATGGTGGCCTCCGCCACCGACGAACTCGACAAGTCGGTGGGCGCGGACTACATCGTCAGCTCCCAGACCGGGCAGCCGGTGCTGCCGCAGGCCGAGCAGGTCATGCGCAACGCCAAGGACATCGACCACGTCACCGCCTACCGCGAGGTCGAGGCCAAGGTCACCGCCCCGGACGGGTCCTCCGCCGACACCGAGCTCAGCGTCACCGACCCGACGTACCCGCAGGACGTACGCCGCAAGATGGCCGCCGGCGAGCACAAGGACGCGTACCGGCCGGGCTCCATGTCGGTCGGTTCGATCTACGCCGACGAACACGGCATCAAGGTAGGCGACCAGATGACGATCGCCTTCAAGGGCGGCAAGACCGTCAAACTGAAGGTCGCCGCCATCACCCTGGACGAGGGCAGCCTCGACAAGGGCGTGAAGTACATCAGCACCGCCGTCGCCGAGGCGAACGTGCCGGCCGACCTCCTGCCGCGCCCGTTCATGCTGCTGGGCAAGGCCAAGGACGGCCAGGCCGATGCCGCGTACGCCGCCCTGAAGACGGGCATGGCCGAGTACCCGCAGTACAAGGTCCTCAACCAGGCCGACTACAAGCAGGCCCTCAAGGACCAGGTCGGCACCCTGCTCAACATGGTCTACGGCCTGCTGGCCCTGGCGATCATCGTCGCGATCCTGGGCGTGGTGAACACCCTGGCCCTGTCGGTGGTCGAGCGGACCCGCGAGATCGGCCTGATGCGCGCCATCGGCCTCTCCCGCCGCCAGCTGCGCCGCATGATCCGCCTGGAGTCGGTGGTCATCGCCCTCTTCGGCGCGCTGCTCGGGCTCGGCCTGGGCATGGGCTGGGGCGCGACCGCGCAGCAGCTGCTCGCCCTGGAGGGCCTGAAGGTGCTCGAGATCCCGTGGGGCACGATCCTCGGGGTGTTCATCGGATCGGCCTTCGTGGGCCTGTTCGCCGCCCTGGTCCCGGCCTTCCGGGCCGGCCGGATGAACGTCCTGAACGCCATCGCCAGCGAGTAG
- a CDS encoding ABC transporter ATP-binding protein, with protein MRTRRNTVTTAVTETRHGGTGGRTAVAARARQVVKAYGAGETRVVALDHVDVDIHRGQFTAIMGPSGSGKSTLMHCLAGLDTVTGGQIFLDDTEITGLKDKKLTRLRRDRIGFIFQAFNLLPTLNALENITLPMDIAGRKPDAEWLNRVVETVGLAGRLKHRPTQLSGGQQQRVAVARALAARPEIIFGDEPTGNLDSRAGAEVLGFLRRSVDELGQTIVMVTHDPVAASYADRVLYLADGRIVDEMFNPTADQVLDRMKDFDARGRTS; from the coding sequence ATGCGAACGAGGAGAAATACCGTGACAACGGCTGTGACCGAAACCAGGCACGGGGGTACTGGAGGGCGTACGGCCGTCGCGGCGCGAGCGCGGCAGGTCGTGAAGGCCTACGGCGCGGGCGAGACCCGCGTGGTGGCCCTCGACCACGTCGACGTGGACATCCACCGCGGTCAGTTCACCGCGATCATGGGTCCGTCCGGCTCCGGCAAGTCCACGCTGATGCACTGCCTGGCCGGTCTGGACACGGTGACCGGCGGCCAGATCTTCCTGGACGACACCGAGATCACCGGCCTGAAGGACAAGAAGCTCACCCGGCTGCGCCGCGACCGGATCGGCTTCATCTTCCAGGCCTTCAACCTGCTTCCCACGCTCAACGCGCTGGAGAACATCACGCTCCCCATGGACATCGCGGGCCGCAAGCCCGATGCGGAGTGGCTGAACCGGGTGGTGGAGACGGTCGGCCTGGCGGGCCGGCTCAAGCACCGGCCCACCCAGCTCTCCGGCGGCCAGCAGCAGCGGGTTGCGGTCGCCCGGGCCCTCGCCGCCCGTCCCGAGATCATCTTCGGTGACGAGCCGACCGGAAACCTGGACTCCAGGGCCGGCGCCGAGGTGCTCGGCTTCCTCCGCCGCTCCGTCGACGAGCTGGGCCAGACCATCGTGATGGTCACCCACGACCCGGTGGCCGCCTCCTACGCCGACCGCGTCCTCTACCTCGCGGACGGCCGGATCGTGGACGAGATGTTCAACCCCACCGCCGACCAGGTGCTCGACCGGATGAAGGACTTCGACGCGCGCGGGCGGACCTCATGA
- a CDS encoding MFS transporter, producing MGTGDKEPGGAGQAPPPTPTPPPPPPPPPAPEPAAPGRPPTALVAALMLGMALVALEGTIVATAVPQIVGDLGGFSVFSWLFSGYLLAVTVTLPVYGKLSDTFGRKPVLLAGTALFLAGALLCASAWNMAALIAFRIVQGLGGGAIQGTVQTLAADLYPLKDRPRIQARMSTVWATSAIAGPALGGLMAAYADWRWIFLLNLPFGGLALWLTARHLREPARPAAALPAAARLARIDWAGAACVFACGGVLLFALVQGGVAWPWLSAPSLGLFGATGLLAALTVYVERRAAEPILPGWVWRRRTLAAVNLAMAALGLVMVAPMVFLPTYAQSALGLGPTAAGFVMSAMTLSWPISAAVSQHVYRRIGFRNSAALGIGLAFLCLAAFPLLPHPAQPWQPALLMLALGGALGLFQLPLVVGVQSTVGWAERGVTTSSVLFCRQVGQSVGAAVFGAIANATLAARLADAPVPGLPAHLDEVTRALEDPAALSDAAADYLRGAVTSAVDHVYVGAAAAAVAALLILLLMAPRRFQVLPEQLEDPPAAPARSPRSGGRTA from the coding sequence ATGGGGACGGGGGACAAGGAGCCCGGCGGGGCGGGGCAGGCGCCGCCCCCGACACCGACACCGCCACCGCCACCGCCACCGCCACCGGCACCGGAACCGGCAGCTCCCGGACGGCCGCCGACCGCCCTGGTCGCCGCCCTCATGCTCGGCATGGCGCTCGTCGCCCTCGAAGGCACCATCGTCGCCACCGCCGTCCCCCAGATCGTCGGCGACCTCGGCGGCTTCTCCGTCTTCTCCTGGCTGTTCTCCGGCTACCTGCTCGCCGTCACCGTCACCCTGCCCGTGTACGGCAAGCTCTCCGACACCTTCGGCCGCAAGCCCGTGCTGCTGGCCGGCACCGCCCTGTTCCTGGCCGGCGCCCTGCTCTGCGCCTCCGCCTGGAACATGGCCGCGCTGATCGCCTTCCGGATCGTCCAGGGCCTCGGCGGCGGCGCCATCCAGGGCACCGTGCAGACCCTGGCCGCCGACCTGTACCCGCTCAAGGACCGGCCCAGGATCCAGGCCCGGATGTCCACGGTCTGGGCCACCTCCGCCATCGCCGGGCCGGCCCTCGGCGGGCTGATGGCCGCGTACGCGGACTGGCGCTGGATCTTCCTGCTCAACCTGCCCTTCGGCGGCCTCGCCCTCTGGCTCACCGCCCGTCACCTGCGCGAGCCGGCCCGGCCAGCCGCCGCCCTCCCGGCCGCGGCCCGGCTGGCCCGGATCGACTGGGCGGGCGCCGCCTGCGTGTTCGCCTGCGGCGGGGTGCTGCTGTTCGCCCTGGTGCAGGGCGGGGTGGCCTGGCCCTGGCTGTCGGCGCCGTCCCTGGGCCTGTTCGGGGCGACCGGGCTGCTCGCCGCCCTCACGGTGTACGTGGAACGACGCGCTGCAGAACCGATCCTGCCGGGCTGGGTCTGGCGCCGCCGCACCCTCGCCGCGGTCAACCTGGCCATGGCAGCCCTGGGCCTGGTGATGGTCGCTCCGATGGTCTTCCTGCCCACCTACGCCCAGTCCGCGCTCGGCCTCGGCCCCACCGCGGCCGGGTTCGTGATGTCCGCGATGACCCTGAGCTGGCCGATCTCCGCAGCGGTCAGCCAGCACGTCTACCGGCGGATCGGCTTCCGCAACTCCGCCGCCCTCGGTATCGGCCTCGCCTTCCTCTGCCTCGCCGCCTTCCCCCTCCTCCCGCACCCCGCCCAGCCCTGGCAGCCGGCCCTGCTGATGCTGGCGCTGGGCGGCGCGCTCGGCCTGTTCCAGCTGCCGCTGGTCGTCGGGGTCCAGTCCACGGTGGGCTGGGCGGAGCGCGGGGTGACCACCTCATCGGTGCTGTTCTGCCGGCAGGTGGGCCAGAGCGTGGGCGCCGCGGTGTTCGGCGCGATCGCCAACGCCACCCTCGCGGCCCGGCTGGCCGACGCGCCGGTGCCCGGGCTGCCGGCCCATCTCGACGAGGTCACCCGGGCGCTGGAGGACCCGGCGGCGCTCAGCGATGCCGCGGCGGACTATCTGCGCGGGGCCGTGACCAGCGCGGTGGACCATGTCTACGTGGGCGCCGCCGCCGCGGCCGTGGCCGCCCTGCTGATCCTCCTGCTGATGGCCCCGCGCCGGTTCCAGGTCCTCCCGGAACAGCTGGAGGACCCGCCGGCCGCCCCGGCCCGCTCCCCCCGCAGCGGCGGCCGGACCGCATAG
- a CDS encoding DUF4180 domain-containing protein — translation MTELTTVHDVPVLMCPAEGEPIGSERDALDFIGEAGYLGARWVVIPAGRFDEAFFRLSTRVAGDIVQKFANYRVGLVVLGDISPYTEASPALRDFVRESNRGFQTWFLADAEELSERLKG, via the coding sequence ATGACCGAGCTGACGACCGTCCACGACGTGCCCGTGCTGATGTGCCCTGCCGAGGGCGAGCCCATCGGCAGTGAACGCGATGCCCTGGACTTCATCGGGGAGGCCGGTTACCTGGGCGCCCGGTGGGTGGTCATCCCCGCCGGACGCTTCGACGAGGCGTTCTTCCGGCTGTCCACCCGGGTGGCGGGGGACATCGTCCAGAAGTTCGCGAACTACCGGGTGGGGCTGGTGGTCCTCGGCGACATCTCCCCGTACACGGAGGCCAGCCCGGCGCTGCGGGACTTCGTCCGGGAGAGCAACCGCGGGTTCCAGACCTGGTTCCTCGCCGATGCCGAGGAGCTGTCCGAGCGCCTGAAGGGCTGA
- a CDS encoding CGNR zinc finger domain-containing protein produces MTVNAMGTVTFPLTGEPLALDLVNTRPAATGDLIADPAGLTAWLGAQEGRLTPVAAVGAAEVAAVHAVREAAEAALRPAAAGGRPPAAALRALNAAMAAAPAHPELEWTGAGGLTAARHRQASPAARLAAELAEAVAELLTDPRITSVRACEAEDCVLLFLPAHPRRRWCVASACGNRARVARYYARHKADRGES; encoded by the coding sequence GTGACTGTGAACGCGATGGGGACCGTGACGTTCCCGCTCACCGGCGAGCCGCTCGCCCTCGACCTGGTCAACACCCGGCCCGCGGCAACCGGGGACCTGATCGCCGACCCGGCCGGCCTCACCGCCTGGCTGGGCGCACAGGAGGGCCGGCTGACCCCGGTCGCGGCGGTGGGCGCGGCCGAGGTGGCCGCCGTACACGCCGTACGGGAGGCCGCGGAGGCGGCGCTGCGCCCCGCGGCGGCGGGAGGCCGGCCGCCGGCGGCGGCCCTGCGCGCGCTGAACGCGGCCATGGCGGCGGCGCCGGCCCATCCTGAGCTGGAGTGGACCGGGGCCGGCGGACTCACGGCGGCCCGGCACCGCCAGGCGTCCCCCGCGGCCCGCCTGGCGGCGGAACTGGCGGAGGCGGTGGCCGAGTTGCTGACCGACCCGCGGATCACCTCGGTCCGGGCCTGCGAGGCGGAGGACTGTGTCCTGCTGTTCCTGCCGGCCCACCCCCGCCGGCGCTGGTGCGTGGCCTCGGCCTGCGGCAACCGCGCCCGCGTGGCCCGCTACTACGCCCGCCACAAGGCGGACCGGGGCGAGTCCTAG
- a CDS encoding alpha/beta fold hydrolase: MHIRNRHIDIDGVRVFYREAGPADAPALLLLHGFPTGSHQFRRLIDTFADRYRLIAPDYPGFGHTEAPAGFTYTFDRLADITEAFTDALGLDRFALYLFDFGGPVGLRLALRRPERITALIVQNANAYEDGLSDGARELIARRRETPGDEEAVRGLFTPEGTRFQYEAGLADPTRLDPGAPALDQYFLDLPGRTDAQTDLAFDYRSNVGHYPAWQEWLRTHRPPTLILWGAGDPFFTVAGAKAYLRDLPDAELHLFEDAGHFALETHLPEITPLIGEFLGRLDS, translated from the coding sequence ATGCACATCCGGAACCGCCACATCGACATCGACGGCGTCCGCGTCTTCTACCGCGAGGCCGGCCCCGCCGACGCCCCCGCGCTCCTGCTCCTGCACGGTTTCCCGACCGGCTCCCACCAGTTCCGCCGGCTCATCGACACCTTCGCCGACCGGTACCGGCTCATCGCCCCCGATTACCCCGGCTTCGGCCACACCGAGGCCCCCGCCGGCTTCACGTACACCTTCGACCGGCTCGCCGACATCACCGAGGCCTTCACCGACGCCCTCGGCCTCGACAGGTTCGCCCTCTACCTCTTCGACTTCGGCGGCCCGGTCGGCCTCCGCCTGGCCCTCCGCCGTCCCGAGCGGATCACCGCCCTGATCGTGCAGAACGCCAACGCCTACGAGGACGGCCTGTCCGACGGCGCCCGGGAGCTCATCGCCCGCCGCCGCGAGACCCCCGGCGACGAGGAGGCCGTCCGCGGCCTGTTCACCCCCGAGGGCACCCGCTTCCAGTACGAGGCCGGGCTCGCCGACCCGACCCGCCTCGACCCCGGCGCCCCGGCCCTGGACCAGTACTTCCTCGACCTGCCCGGCCGCACCGACGCCCAGACCGACCTGGCCTTCGACTACCGCAGCAACGTCGGCCACTACCCCGCCTGGCAGGAATGGCTCCGCACCCACCGCCCGCCCACCCTGATCCTGTGGGGAGCCGGCGACCCCTTCTTCACCGTGGCCGGCGCCAAGGCCTACCTGCGCGACCTGCCCGACGCCGAACTCCACCTCTTCGAGGACGCCGGCCACTTCGCGCTGGAGACCCACCTGCCCGAGATCACCCCGCTGATCGGGGAGTTCCTCGGCCGGCTCGATTCCTGA
- a CDS encoding cellulose-binding protein produces the protein MSPQPHRFTTVRGRAYRMEDVDRYLTRLSGSRDEAWERVARLTVLAKRMEAEAARLREAVARLAPQTYDDLSERARRILFLAEEEADALRADARADALAAAGAAEAHAERVAELARADAQAVREQTEVRAGQGLLRAGREAEELRAEARAEAGEWRAEAQAALEEMRRRAEGLLADREAEQAERWEAAEREYAARAEELRVRGEELEAYGQARLTEARRAFAEAEEAARHGQEDAEARAAGLLAEARVREERIGRETDRVLREHAEAQEEMRAHMNHVRSSLAALTGRAPAEDSL, from the coding sequence ATGTCACCTCAACCGCACCGCTTCACCACGGTCCGCGGGCGCGCCTACCGCATGGAGGACGTCGACCGTTATCTGACCCGGCTGTCCGGGAGCCGGGACGAGGCCTGGGAGCGGGTGGCCCGGCTGACCGTCCTCGCCAAGCGGATGGAGGCGGAGGCGGCACGGCTGCGCGAGGCGGTGGCCCGGCTGGCGCCCCAGACGTACGACGACCTGAGCGAGCGGGCCCGCCGGATCCTCTTCCTCGCCGAGGAGGAGGCGGACGCACTGCGGGCGGACGCGCGGGCGGACGCCCTGGCGGCGGCGGGTGCCGCCGAGGCGCACGCGGAGCGGGTGGCGGAGCTGGCCCGGGCCGATGCACAGGCGGTCCGGGAGCAGACGGAGGTACGGGCCGGTCAGGGGCTGCTGCGGGCCGGCCGGGAGGCGGAGGAACTGCGGGCGGAGGCCCGGGCCGAGGCCGGGGAGTGGCGGGCGGAGGCCCAGGCCGCGCTGGAGGAGATGCGGCGACGGGCGGAGGGGCTGCTCGCGGACCGCGAGGCGGAGCAGGCGGAGCGCTGGGAGGCGGCGGAGCGGGAGTACGCGGCCCGGGCCGAGGAGCTCCGGGTGCGGGGCGAGGAGCTGGAGGCGTACGGGCAGGCCCGGCTGACGGAGGCGCGGCGGGCGTTTGCCGAGGCCGAGGAGGCGGCGCGGCACGGGCAGGAGGACGCGGAGGCGCGGGCGGCCGGGCTGCTCGCCGAGGCGCGGGTCCGGGAGGAGCGGATCGGCCGGGAGACGGACCGGGTGCTGCGGGAGCACGCGGAGGCGCAGGAGGAGATGCGGGCCCATATGAACCATGTCCGGTCCAGTCTGGCGGCGTTGACCGGGCGGGCCCCGGCGGAGGACTCGCTCTGA
- a CDS encoding SUKH-4 family immunity protein — translation MVTFAQAQERAEEWINGDMPAYQHREVRVREFGLGFVVWAEDRPAGPVSGGGRQRLVIARDSGEVTLWPGLPVGEVIRRYEEEYGAVVSGGGQEASVPPPRIDSEQTSFMLSPPEWLREAGATPGAGVPAAPAPAPAPVSAPAPAPAPVSDPVPAPAAVSDPVPAPAPTPAPAPGAAAGRDAGTGAGDPLRGGGVPAEAAPAAGAPADVPVGATPWAGTDVNQGPDDVSVPLPATVFAPPLSGTDLEDVPSPGVEPEAKTTLMAGGSRLPRTAVAPAIDLSAAGPAAPAAPGAPAVPAAPGGADDIADAPTSKAQVPRRPAPAAGGDAHHAATMLASPAAGQPAPPGPPGAPGVGQPPAPPGPPGAPGGGLPHAATMLAGPAVGQPAPPGPPGPPGAPGVGQPPAPPGPPGVPGGDAHHAATMLAGPAVGGPQPPGPPAPPGLPGTPPRGVPQPQPQPPVPTGVPTVGPGYQAVLRYRAPDGSEQQIIRRSAPGTPHPEWQILHELRAMNVPPQQVLELHTELESCELPGGYCARMIRETWPQVRITSVAPYGQDHAGRQQGMRHLLTHQGELHQVADGPARPAPVRAPLPQVQLQPAIPMEAIAQELAGAFGPQGVFRFEQRAVSRQGVPEIVAQTLVWAGLPVDFGPFFWAQAVPGQPVPTLAELAAQRQVQPASDAGSYLVVGNDFGKALCVQYGTAHIVAVPVEGGPGGAPVPPQFVNSSLPQFVRCMAMLGHMWRLRQHLTPEQAGRWTVDFQANLVGLDSAALASPESWWSVLLEQMWDGLL, via the coding sequence GTGGTGACGTTTGCACAGGCGCAGGAGCGCGCCGAGGAATGGATCAACGGGGACATGCCCGCGTACCAGCACCGGGAGGTGCGGGTGCGGGAGTTCGGCCTCGGGTTCGTGGTGTGGGCGGAGGACCGCCCGGCGGGTCCGGTGTCCGGGGGTGGCCGGCAGCGGCTGGTCATCGCGCGGGACAGCGGCGAGGTGACCCTGTGGCCGGGGCTGCCGGTGGGTGAGGTGATCCGCCGGTACGAGGAGGAGTACGGGGCCGTGGTGTCGGGCGGCGGGCAGGAAGCTTCGGTTCCGCCGCCGCGGATCGACTCGGAGCAGACCTCGTTCATGCTGAGTCCGCCGGAGTGGCTGCGGGAGGCGGGAGCGACGCCGGGCGCGGGGGTTCCTGCGGCGCCGGCCCCTGCTCCGGCCCCGGTTTCGGCTCCGGCCCCTGCTCCGGCCCCGGTTTCGGATCCCGTTCCGGCTCCGGCCGCGGTGTCGGATCCCGTTCCGGCTCCTGCTCCGACACCCGCTCCGGCTCCCGGTGCTGCGGCCGGTCGCGATGCCGGGACCGGAGCCGGTGATCCGTTGCGGGGCGGGGGTGTGCCCGCGGAGGCGGCGCCCGCCGCCGGGGCCCCGGCGGACGTGCCGGTGGGTGCGACCCCGTGGGCCGGGACGGATGTGAACCAGGGACCGGACGACGTGTCCGTGCCGCTGCCCGCGACCGTGTTCGCGCCGCCGCTGTCCGGTACGGACCTGGAGGACGTGCCCTCCCCCGGGGTGGAGCCGGAGGCCAAGACCACGCTGATGGCCGGCGGCAGCCGGCTTCCCCGGACCGCGGTGGCCCCGGCGATCGACCTGAGCGCCGCAGGGCCGGCGGCTCCGGCTGCCCCGGGTGCTCCGGCTGTTCCGGCTGCTCCGGGCGGCGCCGACGACATCGCCGATGCGCCGACCAGCAAGGCCCAGGTCCCGCGGCGGCCCGCACCGGCCGCCGGCGGGGACGCGCACCATGCCGCGACCATGCTGGCGAGCCCGGCTGCGGGTCAGCCCGCGCCTCCCGGCCCGCCCGGTGCTCCGGGTGTGGGTCAGCCGCCGGCGCCTCCCGGTCCGCCCGGGGCGCCGGGCGGTGGTCTTCCGCATGCCGCGACGATGCTGGCGGGTCCGGCCGTGGGTCAGCCTGCGCCTCCCGGCCCGCCCGGTCCGCCCGGTGCTCCGGGTGTGGGTCAGCCGCCGGCGCCTCCCGGTCCGCCCGGGGTGCCCGGCGGGGATGCGCACCATGCCGCGACCATGCTGGCCGGCCCGGCCGTGGGCGGCCCGCAGCCGCCCGGTCCACCGGCGCCGCCCGGGCTCCCGGGGACGCCGCCCCGCGGAGTGCCACAGCCGCAGCCCCAGCCGCCCGTACCCACCGGGGTGCCCACCGTCGGCCCCGGCTACCAGGCCGTCCTGCGCTACCGGGCTCCCGACGGTTCGGAGCAGCAGATCATCCGCCGCTCCGCGCCCGGCACCCCGCACCCGGAGTGGCAGATCCTGCACGAGCTGCGCGCCATGAACGTGCCGCCGCAGCAGGTGCTGGAGCTGCACACCGAGCTGGAGTCCTGTGAGCTGCCCGGCGGTTACTGCGCCCGGATGATCCGGGAGACCTGGCCGCAGGTGCGGATCACCAGCGTGGCTCCGTACGGCCAGGACCACGCCGGCCGCCAGCAGGGCATGCGGCACCTGCTCACCCATCAGGGCGAGCTGCACCAGGTGGCCGACGGTCCGGCGCGTCCGGCTCCGGTACGGGCGCCGCTGCCGCAGGTCCAGTTGCAGCCGGCGATTCCGATGGAGGCCATCGCGCAGGAGCTGGCGGGGGCCTTCGGTCCCCAGGGCGTGTTCCGGTTCGAGCAGCGGGCGGTGTCCCGGCAGGGTGTGCCGGAGATCGTGGCGCAGACCCTGGTCTGGGCGGGTCTGCCGGTGGACTTCGGGCCGTTCTTCTGGGCGCAGGCGGTGCCGGGTCAGCCGGTGCCGACGCTGGCCGAGCTGGCTGCGCAGCGTCAGGTGCAGCCGGCTTCGGACGCCGGCTCGTACCTGGTCGTCGGCAACGACTTCGGCAAGGCGCTGTGCGTGCAGTACGGCACGGCGCACATCGTTGCGGTGCCGGTGGAGGGCGGACCCGGCGGTGCGCCGGTGCCGCCGCAGTTCGTCAACTCGAGCCTGCCGCAGTTCGTCCGGTGCATGGCGATGCTGGGTCACATGTGGCGGCTGCGGCAGCATCTGACGCCGGAACAGGCGGGCCGTTGGACCGTCGATTTCCAGGCGAATCTGGTGGGGCTGGACAGTGCCGCGCTGGCCTCGCCGGAGAGCTGGTGGTCGGTGCTGCTGGAGCAGATGTGGGACGGACTGCTCTGA